The following proteins come from a genomic window of Bactrocera tryoni isolate S06 chromosome 1, CSIRO_BtryS06_freeze2, whole genome shotgun sequence:
- the LOC120770369 gene encoding protein takeout — MEPKHSLLTIALIAALVCSTLAAKMPDYIQICHRNDPKIAECVKDSVHSIRPHLADGIAELNVPAMEPLFIGDLNILEGGANGINVKVKKLNVWGSSNFEIKKIRASDDAKRFDFELILPYLHGEGNYNINGQLLGLTLRGNGPFTGNFTNFYAFVKVVFDVKPVNDVEMISLKDLVVKIRTGSGSIHLQNLFGNDKTLGDIINDTINQNFEVFTNEVIQPIERALEKRFSDVASQILDSFTYNELFPV; from the exons ATGGAACCAAAACACTCCTTATTGACCATTGCGCTCATTGCAGCGCTTGTTTGTTCCACATTGGCAGCCAAAATGC CtgattacatacaaatatgccaCCGAAATGATCCAAAGATAGCCGAGTGTGTTAAGGACTCAGTACACTCTATACGACCACACTTGGCAGATGGTATTGCGGAGTTAAATGTGCCCGCCATGGAACCGCTTTTTATTGGCGATCTAAATATATTAGAAGGTGGTGCCAACGGGATTAACGTTAAAGTGAAAAAACTTAATGTTTGGGGTTCATCGAAtttcgaaatcaaaaaaattag AGCCTCGGACGATGCTAAACGCTTTGATTTCGAACTGATTTTGCCATATCTACATGGTGAGGGCAATTATAATATCAATGGGCAGCTGTTGGGTTTAACATTGCGGGGTAATGGACCTTTCACTGGAAATTTCA CCAACTTTTATGCTTTTGTGAAAGTTGTTTTCGATGTTAAACCCGTCAACGATGTTGAAATGATTAGTCTCAAAGATTTAGTTGTGAAAATTCGCACTGGCAGCGGAAGTATACATTTACAGAATCTATTTGGAAATGATAAAACGCTTGGCGATATTATAAATGACACCATTAATCAAAACTTTGAAGTTTTCACCAATGAAGTTATTCAACCAATCGAACGCGCCTTGGAAAAGAGATTCAGCGACGTGGCAAGTCAAATCCTAGACAGCTTCACCTACAATGAACTGTTTCCCGTTTAA